In Cucurbita pepo subsp. pepo cultivar mu-cu-16 chromosome LG10, ASM280686v2, whole genome shotgun sequence, the DNA window CTACAAATCATTTAGTTTATAAGTGAATCCGAGCTAGGCGTAACGATTTCGACTGCGATCTGTTCAGGCTGGAGAAGATCCTGAATATTCAAACTTGGCTAAAGTGGAACTGAAGAGAATGTTCTTCAAAAAAATGGTATGTAAACAAAAACCATCTCAAGAATGTGAAGTAAATGAAGGTTTTAAGTTGTTTCCATGGTGGGGTTCTGTTCTTTTTCAGATAAATGAGGTGCAGGAGATGAGTTTGTCAGCAAATCAGTTGAAATCAAAGATGAAACAGATGTCATGGAAGGTTGAGGGAGACGGCAAAACAGAAGCCACCCCAGTTAGAGGTGGCCCTATTCACCACTCAGCTCTTGTCGTGGAGTTGGGCCCAATGGAGATACGCACTttcatattgaaattttgactcAAAATTTCATCCCCCTCTATGTACCTTAAATATTTTCAGCAATAAAGTTGAGGGTTTGCGATCTaaattcaccgctagcaaatattgtcctctttgaacttttttttttgggttttctctcaaggtttcaATACCCGgacaaagaatgttttgtttctctctcaaccgatgtgggatctcacaattcatccttcttcgggacccagcgtcctcgctcgcactcgtttctctctccaatcgatatgggatctcataatccacctccttttAGGACTCAGTGTCTTCGATGACACACACTGTTCGGTGTCTACCTGCCTTTGAggctcaacgtccttactACCATACTGTTCGATATttggttctaataccatttgtaacagcccaaacccactactagcagatattgtcttctttagacttttcctctcaggcttcctctcaaggtttggtttttaaaacgcatatgctagggagagatttcaatacctttataaataatgttttgtccTTCTTcaaaccaatgtgagatctggCAGAAACTCAATTTATTGAGTTTCCTCGTATCTTTTATTAGCATATGTCTTAATCAGTTGAGCTATGACATTCTTTTTAAGCTAATTTTTTAGGCTCGTTTCTTAACCTTACTACGTACCGACCCCGTTAAAGGAATTTTTTGTCGAGCTAAAGAAATAACAACGAGAGATTTGGTCCTaaacaaagctatgagagtGTTACAACGAGAGATTTGGTTCTAAGCAAagttatgagagcttatgctcaaagtgaacaagtGGTATCTAATTCGGATAAGATTAAATCGTCACAATTTGATTaggttaaaattaaatggggatcatttagaattattttgtCAATCTAGTAGAATAAAAGGACTCTGTTTACAGATGTGaaccaaatatatatgaaCAGGTCATGcttaatgaaaaagaaaaagaagtgatTGATACCTTGTTGCTCAAGTTGGGATTTTTCTCTATAATTCCCGCTGCAAGCAGAGCGCGAGGGGACAGAACGAGGTGAAGCAAGAGAACAATGGCTAGATACGATAGGGCAATCACTGTCTTCTCCCCTGACGGTCATTTGTTTCAAGTCGAATACGCTCTCGAAGCTGTGCGGAAGGGTAACGCCGCCGTTGGTGTTCGTGGCACCGATACTATCGTCCTCGGTGTTGAGAAGAAGGCTGCGCCTAAGCTCCAAGACTCCAGGTACTTCCGTTTCATTGTCAGTGCAAGCTTGTGGGTGGATCTATTTTAAATGGGGAAATGGAATGTGAAGGTCTGAGATTTACTGATTTCTTTTGGGATTCTGTATGGTTCAGTGTTTGAACTTTTTGATCGGTTTGGTGGTTTTCTGATTAAATACCTTggtatgttttacataatttatctGATCGGGCATGGTGCACTGTAGAAATTGGGATTTGGAATTCCCTTCCAAAATGGCTGATGGTTGGCGTTTAATGATTTTGACGATGTTGTTTTCTATATTCCAATTGTTGCAACTGGTGGATAGTTGTTCGAGTCATCCCGTTATCTGCTAATTTCATGCGATTTTGTTCTATTCTGGTGATATCATTTCAATAAATGGTGCCTGGTGGTGTCCCTTGCTTAACATTGCTGGTTTGTTGTGCTCGTTGGACTGCTTGCTTTGTTATACTAAGGTGACTACGTTTTATGCCAATAATCTTGGTATCATGAATAATCGTCTTGGCTGAACAAACGTCCATGGTCTATGTCCTTGCCATAATTTGTAACTGATGGAGCATTTTTCATACATAAATTCAGTCAAATAACCATTACTGATAttctccttttattttcagatCTGTGAGGAAGATTGTGAATCTTGATAACCATATTGCACTAGCTTGTGCTGGGCTCAAGGCAGATGCACGTGTCTTGATAAATAGAGCTCGGATTGAGTGTCAAAGCCATCGGCTTACAGTTGAGGATCCAGTAACTGTTGAGTATATTACTCGTTACATTGCAGGTCTCCAACAGAAGTATACACAAAGTGGCGGAGTGAGACCATTTGGCCTCTCAACCTTGATTATAGGTTTTGATCCATATACTGGCACACCCTCACTGTACCAGACAGATCCTTCTGGGACATTTTCGGCTTGGAAAGCAAATGCAACTGGTAGAAACTCCAATTCGATAAGGGAATTCTTAGAGAAAAATTACAAGGAAACTTCTGGTCAGGAAACTGTGAAGCTTGCAATCCGTGCATTGCTTGAGGTGAGCtcattaatgttttttattagGTTTTCCTCGTATATGTTTGTAAAGTCGCTTcgctttcctttttattagGAAGAATCCAATTCTCACATGTTCTTTTATTTGGTCATTCTCTCAATTTCTTGGTGCTGCTTGAAATTGCATATACCATTTATACTGCCTTACATTGGTTTCATGGGCATCTTGCAGTAACTTGCTTTCCAATTTTCCTGTCTCTCATTAAGTTCTTTGAATCTAACTGACGAGTGACGTGCTAGAGTCGGTTAATTCCTTCACTGCGCCAGTGTCATTTTGAGCTGCGCCAGTGACtaactttgaaatttgaagttgAGTTTCTAGATTTTGTTTGGAAACTAATGACCTTACTTGAAACTATTGTCCTTGAGTTCGAAACATGTTAGTTAGGAAGCCACCATCTTTATATTCACACATTTCCTATAGTTACTTTCCTGAAGTTATTTGGTAATTAATAGACATTACCATTTCAAGTAGCTCTTGGATGCATGCTACTTATGGCTAAATAcgtgtttttttgttgttgtgcaATTATAGCACTATACATGAAAGGATTTCTAAGCTGAACTTCAGCAGGGGTTTAAACATACGTGGGTATAAATCTTCAGAAACATTTTGCATTTTCTAAGATGGAACTGTTTAGAAAAACTTAACAAATTGGGCGTTTAAGGATAACTTCCGTAAGCGCTATTATTGAATGAGAGCTTAACTGAGAACGTTCAAGGGTAACTCTCCAAAGTGTTAGTACTGTATGAGAACTTAGCATAGAAGAAACCTAGCTCTCCAGTAGTTGAAATCTGTCGTCCTGCCTCTGAGTACAGCAAAAGTTCCTAGGTTAAGAAGTTATTGAGAGCATCCACCATCTCTTGATCATTCAGCTGTCTCCCAAACTCCCAACTTTCTTTTACACTACCCGTAGATTTCCCCACCCTTATTCATTGAAGGTAAGTGcgtaatataaatatataatggtGCAAAACAATAACACAGCTAGCAAGAATAAAAGAGTATACAACTACTTTTGTTGTATAAATTGAATTGACATCTAAAAATACACGACCTAGATTCACCTAAGTTCTTATGACTTTTATATCTAAATAGCTCTTGGGGTCAATAGGGTTATCAATGTTTGGTATCTTTAGATGTCTAAATAGCTCTGCTTGCTTCCTTATTCCATTTCTGGCACAAGGGCTGCCGTAAGGAACGGAACATGTGGATGTTAGGAACCATGAacttccacaatggtatgatattgtccactttgagcataagctctcatggctttgcttttggtttccccaaaaggcctcatgcagataatattctttataaacccacgatcattctCTTAGGTAGcgaacgtgggactccctcccaacaatcctcaacccTAGATGGGCATGTAGTTTTTCTTGTAGACGCTAAATGTTTGCACAACAATGTTACATGTCATACACGGCCAAGTCA includes these proteins:
- the LOC111804441 gene encoding proteasome subunit alpha type-7-like, coding for MARYDRAITVFSPDGHLFQVEYALEAVRKGNAAVGVRGTDTIVLGVEKKAAPKLQDSRSVRKIVNLDNHIALACAGLKADARVLINRARIECQSHRLTVEDPVTVEYITRYIAGLQQKYTQSGGVRPFGLSTLIIGFDPYTGTPSLYQTDPSGTFSAWKANATGRNSNSIREFLEKNYKETSGQETVKLAIRALLEVVESGGKNIEVAVMTKEHGLRQLEEAEIDALVAEIEAEKAAAEAAKKAPPKET